AGCGGATATAAGTGGTATCAGTGAGATAAGCGTAGTCCTTATTAGGGGTCTTCGTTTTATTCTCATCCGGTTTGAAATAAGTGATGCTATAGTTGTGGATGGTTTTAGGGCTCTTGTATTCAGAACCGGCGATTTCATACCAGGGATCATCCGGCAAACCGTTGCCATTGGCATCATAAGCCACTTCGATGATACCCGCTTCAGACCAGTTGGCAAAAGCATTGCCCAGCACGGTAAAACTGAAAGAGTCCGGAACATTCACAATAGTATGGTCAAATCCCATTACCACATAACCGCCGAAGCCACCAAGGTGGATCATGGTACCGTTCTTCAGCGACTCTTCTGCCTTAGCCGTCATCTTCGCCTGGTCGTCACCGGCCTCCCATTTCGGCAGGTCATGCACAAACTGGCCGGGCGCCGGGAAGTAGTCGAACACACGGGCAACTCCATTCACATACTTGCCGGCAGTCACCTTAACGGGAACGTTTACACTTTGTTCACCAACGCTGTTTTTGGCAACGAAAGTGAGGGTGTAATCGCCTTCTTTGGGGAAGGCATACACCAGCTCTTTTGTGGTAGCGATCGTGTCATTGCCCAGTTTCCACAGGAAGGAAGTGGAGGCGCTTTCATTCTTTACGGTGGCGGATACACGCACCAGTTTCATGTTGGCGGTCGTTACGCCGCCCGGCGGAACGTTGACAGACACGTCCGGCTTCGTGGAAGGCGTATCGTCAGATTTGGAACAGCTTCCGGCCAGGAGTACCGCCAGTAGGGTGACAGGTAAAAGTTTGTATTTCATAATGGTTGAGTTTTATAGTTTTATAGTTTTTTAGGAAGGAAGACAAAGTGTGCAGGGATATCACCGGTAATCACTGACCATCGCTTTTTACCTGTTTTATCGAAACAATACAATGTGCCGGGAGACACATAATCACGGGCATCAGTTACATAAATATCCCGGGTTTCAGGATCTACCATGATGCCATAAGGCATTTTGATGTTCTTCTCTGTGCCGTCAGTAATAAAATTGCCCGGCAGCAATGTTTCCGTTTTCACATTCACCATGGCATAGTTGATTTTCCAGGAAGCGGTATTATAGCTGTACTCGGAGCCATACAGGTAAGCGGTATCCCCCGCGATGCAAAGATTGCTGGCCGCAATGGCGATACGCTTTTTTACCTCGTCGGTTTTGGTGTCCACCACATACAGCGCAGAGGGCCGGTTATAGTAGTCTCCTCTGCTGGTCACATACAAATCACCATCGCTGTCAGCTTTCAGCCGGTGCAGGTTAATATCCACATGGATTTTTTTAATCTCTTTAAATGTGGCCAGATCTATCACGGATATGGTGCTGTCATAGTCCGGCGGACGGTAGCCACCGGAATTGGCCACATACAGCTTGTTGCCTATCACGGCCATTTCCTCAGGCTGGTAGCCGACTTCCACCTTGCGGGTAATTTCCAGGGTGGCGGTATCCACTTCGGCCACAATACCCAGCGGCGAACGCGGGTCTATTACTACGGGGCCTGCATATGAACTGATATAGGCTTTCCCGTTAGCAAACGCCATGTAACGGCAGTTAAGCAGGTCTACCTGCTTTATACGCTTTGCAGTAGCAGCTTCCAGCACCTCTACCTTGTTGGACACGTTGATGACAGCGTACAACTTACTGCCGTATATTTTGATATCGTTGCCTACATCGCCCAGTTCTTTCACCACGTTAGGGTTCACAGTGGCGTAGATGTTTTTATTGTACGTTCCCGTCGTGAAGTCGTAGAAATCGAGGGTACATTTGTTGCTGCCCATGTTTCCTTCGTTGAGAAGATAAAACCCTTTGTAGGTGGCGTGCGTTACCGGTGTGTCCACAGGTGTTACTACCGGAGGCACGATATAGTCGCCGTTACGGCAACCGGCCATGGCCAGCATGGTCATTACTACAACTATTCTGATAAAACGTAGTTGTTTAATCATCTTTTAAATATTTACAGAGAGAATAAATTTGTAGTTTCTTCCCGGCATCGGGTAGTTGATCACCACGTCATAGTATTGGTTCATCAGGTTATTCACCTGTGCGGTAAGCCGGAAGCGGGTTTTATTGACAGTACGTGTATACGCCAGCGCGAGGTCGCTGGTATACCAGGGCAGCGTGTAGTTGGCCGGTATATTGGCTTTCGCATTGTACCGTTCGCCGGTGTAGATAAAGCTGTAGTTCAGGTCCCAGGCCTTGTACAGGCCGCCTATGATCAGCGAACCGCTGTGCCGGGGAACGTAGGCTATCTGATCTCCGTAGAACGAGTCTGACTTATCAGTATAATCACGCGCTTCCTGGAAGGTATAAGTGGCCCTGGTAGTCACTTGCAGGTCATGCAGCAACTGCCATGCTGCTTTTGCCTTAACGTCCACGCCTTTGATCTTCACAAAGCCGAGGTTCATCATGGTCCAGCGGAACTGGCTGGAGCCGGGCACCGCCACGATTTTGTCGGTCACTTCATTGTAGTAGGCGTCCGCTTCTATGCCCAGTTCCTGCAATATGCTTCCGTGGAAGGACTGGTTCCAGGTAAGGCCTGTATTGTATTGTGTGGTGAATTCCGGTTTCAGGTTGGAGTTGCCTATTTCCGTGTAATAGAGATCATTAAATGTGGGCATTCTGAAAATGCGCTTGTAGAAGCTCCTCCAGGTGACGGGTATTTTCGCTACCGGCTGCCACGATACAAAAACCGCCGGTGTCAGCTCCTGCCGGAAAGGCGAGGCTGCATTGCGTTTTACCTGTTCGTTCATGTTGGTGTTCAGCAGACTGGCCTGCGCGCTGAAACGCTGGAAGTTAACGGACGTGGCCAATGCCACCAGGGTGGTGAAGCGCTGCGGATAGGAGAAGCCTTTCAGGTCCGCGTCCAGTTTGTTCCATTGAAAATCCCCTGACAGTCCTACGTTCCACCAGTTGGTCACGGCAAACTGATTGGCGACCGACAGGTATACTTCCTGCTGATAGTAGCGGTTCTCCGCAAAGTAGGCAGTATCCGGGGCCAGGTAATGCGTATAGTCGTAGGCGTATTTACCGTTGAACATCAGGCTGTACCTGGGCGAGATGTCTTTGCGCCAGGATGACTGTGCAAAGAAGTTCCGGTCCCATTGGCGGTCCACATGTACAAACAGGTTGTTGGCCATATAGCCGGGCAGGCCGCGTTCTGAATCGTAAAAGTAGATTTTGGAGTTCCATTCACCGCCGTTCATGACGCCGTGCAGGCTGCCTTCGAGGCGGAAAGCGTTGATATCGCCGTTTTTACGGATGGCCGTGGTATCATATCCCGCGGCAGGGTTTTGTTTGTCGGTTTTCCGGTAGCGGAATTTATACTGGCCGTTGGCGTTGGTCCACTCACCGCTGAAAGTGGCCGATACGCGGCTGCTGATTTTCTCCTGCCATAGCACGGAAGGGTTGACGAGGCCAAAGGAGCCGGTCTTAAACGTTCCTCTCAGGTGTCTTCTTTCGCCTTCTTCGAAACGGGGCTTAAGGGTGGTGAGATAGATGGACCCTGAGGAGCCATAGTCTTTTGCCGGTTGGAAGATGCTGCTTTTCTGTCCGTTGTAGAGCGCTATTTCCTCCATGTTGTCCAGGGAGAATTTGCCCAGGTCCACCACGCCGTTTTGTGCGTTGCCCAGTTCGATGCCGTCATAGAACACGCCGGTGTGGTTGGTGCCCATGCTGCGTATGTCCACTGTTTTCAGGCCGCCGATGCCACCGTAGTCTTTTATCTGGATACCCGAAAAAAAGCGCAGCGCATCCGCGACAGACTGGGAGTTCAGTCTTTGCAGCTCCGCCCCTTTCAGTTGTTGCCCGGGGGCGATTTCTTTACCGCCCCTGGGGGCAATGACAGATATTTCCCGCAGGTCTTTGGTCCGGGTGCTGTCAGTTTGCTGTTGCGCCATCAGGGACACAACAGGGCATCCTGCGAGCACCATGTACAAGGTGGTCCTCAGTAATGGGATACGCATGTTAATTCACCGTTTTGATAATTCATCCAACGGCCTTCGTAACAGGAAATAAAATCAAGGTGGATAACAGCAGGGTATCAGTCCTGCATCATGACTCATTTCC
The Chitinophaga varians genome window above contains:
- a CDS encoding PKD domain-containing protein; translation: MKYKLLPVTLLAVLLAGSCSKSDDTPSTKPDVSVNVPPGGVTTANMKLVRVSATVKNESASTSFLWKLGNDTIATTKELVYAFPKEGDYTLTFVAKNSVGEQSVNVPVKVTAGKYVNGVARVFDYFPAPGQFVHDLPKWEAGDDQAKMTAKAEESLKNGTMIHLGGFGGYVVMGFDHTIVNVPDSFSFTVLGNAFANWSEAGIIEVAYDANGNGLPDDPWYEIAGSEYKSPKTIHNYSITYFKPDENKTKTPNKDYAYLTDTTYIRWKDNQGKSGYLSRNQFHAQPYYPQWKGDSITFTGTRLTDEGVKDQSGKGSFYVSMAFPFGYADNWANSNPDARIKISWAVDKNGNTVRLPGVDFIRVYTGVRAEGGWLGEISTEVTGVTDLNL
- a CDS encoding YncE family protein, whose product is MIKQLRFIRIVVVMTMLAMAGCRNGDYIVPPVVTPVDTPVTHATYKGFYLLNEGNMGSNKCTLDFYDFTTGTYNKNIYATVNPNVVKELGDVGNDIKIYGSKLYAVINVSNKVEVLEAATAKRIKQVDLLNCRYMAFANGKAYISSYAGPVVIDPRSPLGIVAEVDTATLEITRKVEVGYQPEEMAVIGNKLYVANSGGYRPPDYDSTISVIDLATFKEIKKIHVDINLHRLKADSDGDLYVTSRGDYYNRPSALYVVDTKTDEVKKRIAIAASNLCIAGDTAYLYGSEYSYNTASWKINYAMVNVKTETLLPGNFITDGTEKNIKMPYGIMVDPETRDIYVTDARDYVSPGTLYCFDKTGKKRWSVITGDIPAHFVFLPKKL
- a CDS encoding TonB-dependent receptor, with the protein product MRIPLLRTTLYMVLAGCPVVSLMAQQQTDSTRTKDLREISVIAPRGGKEIAPGQQLKGAELQRLNSQSVADALRFFSGIQIKDYGGIGGLKTVDIRSMGTNHTGVFYDGIELGNAQNGVVDLGKFSLDNMEEIALYNGQKSSIFQPAKDYGSSGSIYLTTLKPRFEEGERRHLRGTFKTGSFGLVNPSVLWQEKISSRVSATFSGEWTNANGQYKFRYRKTDKQNPAAGYDTTAIRKNGDINAFRLEGSLHGVMNGGEWNSKIYFYDSERGLPGYMANNLFVHVDRQWDRNFFAQSSWRKDISPRYSLMFNGKYAYDYTHYLAPDTAYFAENRYYQQEVYLSVANQFAVTNWWNVGLSGDFQWNKLDADLKGFSYPQRFTTLVALATSVNFQRFSAQASLLNTNMNEQVKRNAASPFRQELTPAVFVSWQPVAKIPVTWRSFYKRIFRMPTFNDLYYTEIGNSNLKPEFTTQYNTGLTWNQSFHGSILQELGIEADAYYNEVTDKIVAVPGSSQFRWTMMNLGFVKIKGVDVKAKAAWQLLHDLQVTTRATYTFQEARDYTDKSDSFYGDQIAYVPRHSGSLIIGGLYKAWDLNYSFIYTGERYNAKANIPANYTLPWYTSDLALAYTRTVNKTRFRLTAQVNNLMNQYYDVVINYPMPGRNYKFILSVNI